The genomic interval GAATTTTACAGATTCCGTACTACTAATATATACAGGAGGTACGATTGGCATGTACAAGACTCCTGAAGGGAGCTTAAAACCTTTCGATTTAGAAACCCTAAGCCAACAAATTCCTGAGCTCAACACTTTTGACATTGACATCAAGGCTATCAGCATTGACCAACCGATAGACTCGTCCAATATGTCCAAAGAGGTATGGGTACAACTAGCGCAGCTCATTGAAAAAGAGTACAATAATTACAATGGCTTTGTTATTCTGCACGGTTCAGACACCATGGCATATACTGCCTCAGCACTGAGTTTTATGCTCGAAAATTTGAATAAACCCGTTATACTAACAGGTGCGCAATTGCCTATAGGTGTACGCCGAACGGACGCTAAAGAAAACATTATTACCTCTATAGAAATTGCAGCCCAAGGAAGTATACCAGAGGTATGTGTTTATTTCGAATACCACCTTATGCGAGGGAACCGCTGTACCAAAGCCAATGCCGAACACTTCGAGGCTTTCAAAAGTCCCAACTTCATTAACCTTGCCGAGGCAGGTTTAAAGATAAAATACAGTCCCATAAGCTACGACCATACCAATAAAGATTTGACCTTGCACAGCAAACTATCTGACGAGGTTGTGATCTTGAAGTTATTTCCGAGCATGAAAAAAGAATATGTAGAATCCATACTAGACTTGCCATACAAGGGTATTATTTTAGAAACCTTTGGAGCAGGTAATGCCACTACTTCGGAATGGTTTTTGGAAAGTATAAAAAAAGCCATTGTTGAGGGGAAAATTATGTTGAATGTGAGCCAGTGTCAGTCGGGCAGTGTTAGCCAGGGGCTATACGAGACCAGCTCTAAGCTAGAACAGATAGGCGTTGTTAGTGGCAAGGACATGACCACCGAAGCCGCACTAACCAAGCTCATGTATTTGTTGGGCAGCGACTACTCCAACACAAAAATTAAAGAATACCTTCAAATTTCTTTGAGGGGAGAACTCAGCAATTAAAAAGCATTTAGTAGATTTGCCAACCCTATTGGAAAGGTGGCCGAGTGGCTTAAGGCGCACG from Flavobacteriales bacterium carries:
- a CDS encoding asparaginase; this encodes MNFTDSVLLIYTGGTIGMYKTPEGSLKPFDLETLSQQIPELNTFDIDIKAISIDQPIDSSNMSKEVWVQLAQLIEKEYNNYNGFVILHGSDTMAYTASALSFMLENLNKPVILTGAQLPIGVRRTDAKENIITSIEIAAQGSIPEVCVYFEYHLMRGNRCTKANAEHFEAFKSPNFINLAEAGLKIKYSPISYDHTNKDLTLHSKLSDEVVILKLFPSMKKEYVESILDLPYKGIILETFGAGNATTSEWFLESIKKAIVEGKIMLNVSQCQSGSVSQGLYETSSKLEQIGVVSGKDMTTEAALTKLMYLLGSDYSNTKIKEYLQISLRGELSN